The following proteins are co-located in the Paenibacillus sp. JNUCC32 genome:
- a CDS encoding GNAT family N-acetyltransferase, producing the protein MPIAEQIQLVVRTAEHLPVLKEFELPEDQVQFTSHPKEVLHLGEGQFPIVILADGHPVGFFILHATERVKEYTSHSHAMLLTALSIDHRQQRKGYAKRGMLALPAFIRREFPSCNEVVLVVNHKNVPAQQLYASVGFKDTGRRRMGPIGEQWVMNLTI; encoded by the coding sequence ATGCCAATCGCAGAACAAATCCAGCTTGTTGTCCGCACGGCAGAACATCTGCCCGTCTTGAAAGAATTCGAGCTACCGGAGGACCAAGTCCAATTCACCTCTCATCCGAAAGAAGTTTTACACCTAGGGGAAGGTCAGTTTCCCATCGTCATTTTAGCTGATGGTCATCCTGTCGGTTTCTTTATCCTGCATGCTACGGAGCGCGTCAAGGAATATACAAGTCATTCTCATGCGATGCTGTTGACTGCTTTATCCATTGATCATCGACAGCAGCGTAAAGGTTACGCCAAACGAGGGATGCTTGCGCTGCCAGCGTTCATTAGGAGAGAATTTCCTTCCTGCAATGAGGTGGTGCTGGTCGTGAATCATAAGAATGTACCGGCTCAGCAGCTGTATGCAAGTGTTGGTTTCAAAGATACAGGCAGAAGAAGAATGGGGCCGATCGGAGAGCAATGGGTGATGAATCTAACCATCTGA
- a CDS encoding chemotaxis protein, translated as MTQKIAVIIVHGLGTQKKSYADKFMKNLRDTFSRTSGIPHEQLAMEAVHWADVFAAREDELIGSSIKPYRLRYQHLRQYVINNLADAVAYQPVESEDQNYEAIHRTISEALHRLALSAGPRAPLCVISHSLGSVIASNFFYDLQFSSRGHRLVVNPEAPLERGELLTLFYSLGTTLPLWSMRYRDFDKPIVVPSAQLKLYYEHLLGEWVNFYDKDDILAYPLKSINEEYDRTVRQDISVNVGNWLTSWNPLSHSGYFYSKPILEYIASQLEATWRSINQVK; from the coding sequence ATGACGCAAAAAATTGCAGTGATCATTGTACACGGATTGGGAACACAAAAGAAAAGTTATGCGGATAAATTCATGAAAAACTTGAGGGACACCTTCTCCCGGACCTCCGGCATCCCGCATGAGCAGTTGGCCATGGAGGCCGTGCATTGGGCCGATGTTTTTGCGGCACGCGAGGATGAATTAATCGGCAGCAGCATTAAACCTTACCGTTTACGTTATCAGCACCTCCGGCAGTACGTAATCAACAATCTGGCGGATGCCGTGGCTTATCAGCCCGTGGAATCCGAAGATCAGAACTACGAGGCCATTCATCGGACGATTAGCGAGGCGCTGCACCGCCTTGCCCTGTCAGCCGGCCCCCGTGCTCCGTTATGCGTAATCTCCCATAGCTTGGGGTCCGTGATCGCCAGCAATTTTTTCTACGATCTGCAATTTTCCTCCCGCGGGCATCGTCTGGTCGTTAATCCCGAAGCACCGCTGGAGCGAGGAGAACTTCTGACCTTGTTCTATTCGCTCGGAACCACTTTGCCGCTGTGGAGCATGCGTTATCGTGACTTTGACAAGCCGATCGTGGTTCCTTCAGCTCAGCTGAAGCTCTATTATGAACATCTGCTGGGTGAATGGGTCAATTTCTATGATAAGGACGATATCCTTGCTTACCCCCTCAAAAGCATTAACGAAGAGTATGACCGCACGGTACGCCAAGACATATCCGTTAACGTGGGTAACTGGCTGACAAGCTGGAATCCGTTGTCGCACAGCGGATATTTCTACAGTAAACCGATTCTCGAATATATCGCTTCGCAATTGGAAGCGACCTGGCGGAGCATAAATCAGGTTAAATAA